In Eubacteriales bacterium mix99, the DNA window TGGAACGTCTTCGGTTGAACGTTATCCAGGCCATACGTTTCAATCAAGTAACGGAATAATTGATCTGCTGCTTCTGCATCCTCCAGCGCATGATGCTGTTGATATTCATACCCGATTTTTTCTGCAAGTGAGCCGAGTTTATAAGAAGGCTCGCACATTAGCTTCTGACTCAGCCGTAATGTGCAGATATATTGAAACTCCGGAACCGGAATTTCATACCTATCAAGTGCCTTTGAAATGACGTTTAAGTCATACTGGATATTATGTCCAACAATTGGAACTCTGGTAACAATATCCCTGATCTGCTCCCAATACACCGGAAAGGTAGGGGAATAGAGCACCATACTCTCCGTGATTCCAGTTATCGCAGAATTATTCCTGTCAAACCTGTCTTCCGGGTTTATCAAAGAATACCTGCGATCTGCAATCTCTCCATTTCTGATAGTGAGCAGCCCAATAGCGCAGATGGAATTACCTCTGCTGTTCGGACTTTCAATATCAAGGACTATATAATCCATCATGACTTTACCTCCATTCCAAGCATCTGAAATGATGCTTTTTTTGTTTATTTTCGCATAGGCAAAGGTTGCTTTATAGAGTTCGCACTTTCCATTATAAAGGAGATCCGATAGACTTTTTCCCTTAAATTACGGGAAAACAAGATTCGCAAATTATTTCAGCCCGGTCTTCATTCAGCATCAGGATTCATTCTTAAACTCATGCTCTTCCAGGTACTCCCAAAGTTTCCCTCTCTGTTTATATGCCGGGATGTCCGTGTCAAAATCCGGAGAAATCACTTTGAATGTATTGTCCTGGCGCTGCAGCTCATATTCCTTCTGCTGAAACTCACGCAGTGCATTGATATCAAGATCATCAATCAGGACTGCACTGTTCTGTCGGCCTTTCGTTTTGATGATATCCCATTTTTCTGTACGGGAAGGGGACAACACGTGAACCAGACATTTCTCCAATAAAACAAATGATAAGAATTTCCTTCACTGAGAGCAAATTGATATCCTGCTATTGCCCGTTTTTCTTCCGGAGACTAGTTCACTTTCTGATGATATGCAACATGTGCATATTTATAGTTTTCCTGACAGAAAGGTGTGCCAGCCAACTGATATTCCAAAGCGTGTAAAAGCCTGTATCAATGATGATGCTTACCATATTTTTAACTGCTGTGGAATTTTAACCACTGTAGGACAAACGGAAAGTCCAGATAAGAGGCATACGTAATGAAATCCGAAGGTTGGATATGGACCATCCAAGTCAAGCAAAAGGAAGCGGCGGACTCTCCGGAAAAGAACACGCCACTTCCTTCAGGCGACAATTGCCGTTTGGCACTTGCAGCGTAAATACACTATATCATGCGCGGGCAACTCCATTCAAGGCATCGGATAGACAGACAATGACAAGGAGGAGAAGATTTCATGTCGATTATCGAAGAATTATACTACAACAATCTCGAGGACGCCATAAAATGTGGTGAGGATTCTCAATCTACCCGGGCAGACCAGCTGGAAAGCAGATGCTCGAAAAACCTAGAGGCAACTCTGAACGATTCCGAAAAGGAACTATTCGTAAAATACTGTGACGCCCATGCAGACACGGAAGAAATCACCCGTAACCATGCCTTCACTTACGCCCTGAAGTTCGGCATTCTTCTTATGGCAAAGGCCTTTACAGGCAGAAAGGATATTACCGGGGAAAGGAGTGATCCGGAGAAATCCATTCTGCGCAGACTCTTTAATGAGGACGCCAATCCAGCCGAGGACATTATGTCGGAGGATCCCCGCTATCGTAAAGTCTACCGCGAAATTGGCGAAAAAAAAAAGCCAATTGGAAGAGAAACTCCCTCCCGAGGAGCAAAAGCAACTTAAGAGCCTAGCGAGCCTCTATCTGGAGGCGTTACATCTGGATGGCTCTGCATGTTTCTCCCATGGGTTCAGCCTGGGTGCCTCTCTGGTCTCCGAAGCTTTGGCCGAAGCAGACAAACTGATGCGCAAAAATTATTAACCCACAGTCCCTGCGGATACCGGCCTTTTCGGCGGTATCCGCTCTTATCTGCCGGTCGGCCGAATGCCAATAAATCTGTCCGACCTTTGTCCGCTTTCAAACCGCCAAATGTTTTTCAGAAGTCTGCAAACAAGTCTGCGGACGCAGGCCCGCCTGCTTCTGCAGATCCGCCTTCAAAAGCTTGTCCGATACAGCGGGATCACATTGATTACCGGTTCTTCATAGGGATGTACTTTTTTTATGGCATCCACGGTACGGTCGATATCTTCATACCGGCAGGTAACTTCCACCTTTATCTCAGGCTCAGAGCTCAATGTCTGCTCCTCCCCGATGTAGGGACTGCTTCCCGGAAGCGGCCGCCAGCATCCAATGACCCTGCTGTATGACAAACAGCTGTCATAATTCCCTATATGCCCGGCATCCACGC includes these proteins:
- a CDS encoding cytochrome C biogenesis protein, with translation MERFKYCKIEIFIPGTHLTQLQEALRSVDAGHIGNYDSCLSYSRVIGCWRPLPGSSPYIGEEQTLSSEPEIKVEVTCRYEDIDRTVDAIKKVHPYEEPVINVIPLYRTSF